Proteins encoded together in one Bradyrhizobium sp. PSBB068 window:
- a CDS encoding MFS transporter — MSQTATAAPDRGTRSEVETSTIRAISWRLIPFLVLAYFFSYLDRVNLSFAALTMNAELKFSPLVFSFGAGIFFIGYFVFEVPSNLALERFGASKWIARIMVSWGILSALMAAVYDEHSFYALRFFLGVAEAGFFPGIILYLTYWYPAEYRARFLAAFAIAVPVSTAIGAPISGLLLGLDGVMGLKGWQWLFIIEGVPSVLLGIVTWFYLTDRPEKADWLSAEQKAWLKGKLDAEVAAKQAAKHFTFLEALSSSKVLALSAIYFGFVASLYGMQFWLPQIVKAFGLTNAQTGFVTAIPYAFGTVAMILWARRSDATRERVFHVGAPLLLTALALAVSSYITDPTMTMVVLTVAAIGVFCTFAVFWTLPTAWLAGTAAAGAIALINSIGNLAGFLGPYLIGWVKETTGSTSTGLLVLSLLPLAAGLLVFLGSHETKTEFVEAK, encoded by the coding sequence ATGAGCCAGACCGCAACCGCTGCGCCTGATCGCGGCACCCGCAGCGAGGTCGAGACGTCCACGATCCGCGCGATCTCCTGGCGGCTGATTCCGTTCCTGGTCCTGGCCTACTTCTTCTCCTATCTCGACCGCGTCAATCTCAGCTTCGCGGCGCTCACCATGAATGCCGAGCTGAAGTTCTCGCCCTTGGTATTCTCGTTCGGTGCCGGCATCTTCTTCATCGGCTATTTCGTCTTCGAGGTGCCGAGCAATCTGGCGCTGGAGCGGTTCGGCGCCAGCAAGTGGATCGCCCGCATCATGGTGAGCTGGGGCATCCTCTCGGCGTTGATGGCGGCGGTCTATGACGAGCACAGCTTCTACGCGCTGCGCTTCTTCCTCGGCGTCGCCGAGGCGGGCTTCTTCCCCGGCATCATTCTCTACCTCACCTATTGGTACCCGGCCGAATATCGCGCCCGCTTCCTTGCTGCCTTCGCGATCGCCGTCCCGGTCTCGACCGCGATCGGCGCACCGATCTCCGGCCTGCTGCTCGGGCTCGACGGCGTCATGGGGTTGAAGGGCTGGCAGTGGCTGTTCATCATCGAGGGCGTCCCCTCGGTGCTGCTCGGCATCGTCACCTGGTTCTATCTCACCGACCGGCCCGAGAAGGCCGATTGGCTCTCGGCCGAGCAGAAGGCGTGGCTGAAGGGCAAGCTCGACGCCGAGGTCGCAGCCAAGCAGGCGGCGAAGCACTTCACATTTCTCGAGGCGCTGTCCTCGTCGAAGGTGCTGGCGCTGAGCGCGATCTATTTCGGCTTCGTCGCCTCGCTCTACGGCATGCAGTTCTGGCTGCCGCAGATCGTCAAGGCATTCGGTCTGACCAATGCGCAGACCGGCTTCGTCACCGCGATCCCCTATGCGTTCGGCACCGTCGCGATGATCCTGTGGGCGCGCCGTTCCGACGCCACGCGGGAGCGCGTGTTTCATGTCGGCGCGCCGCTCTTGCTCACCGCACTGGCGCTCGCCGTGTCCAGCTACATCACCGATCCGACCATGACCATGGTCGTGCTGACGGTTGCCGCGATCGGCGTGTTCTGCACCTTTGCGGTGTTCTGGACGCTGCCGACCGCCTGGCTCGCCGGCACCGCGGCCGCCGGCGCGATCGCGCTGATCAACTCGATCGGCAACCTCGCCGGTTTTCTCGGGCCCTACCTGATCGGCTGGGTGAAGGAGACGACCGGCAGCACCTCGACCGGCCTGTTGGTGCTGTCGCTGCTGCCGCTCGCGGCGGGGCTCTTGGTTTTCCTCGGGAGCCACGAGACCAAGACCGAGTTCGTGGAAGCGAAGTAA